The window TTCAGCAATTTAAAGTGTTCACTACAATAGCTTCTATTTACGAGTACTAATTAATTCGTTAACATGCTAGGATTCTCTCTTCTAAAACCTTTTGAACTTTTAGATAaaatatgaattatttttatttacttaattatgtgttGATGTGTTCAACGCGGACTAGTTTACAACAACAATTAAGAAATTACTGCTTTTACcaatttttctgaattttcattGCAGAGTGATGATGTAGCTGAGTTGGAATGGCTCTCGAACTTCGTAGAAGACTCGTTCAGTAGTTTTCCGACTAACTCCGTCACCGGAACGATGAATCTCAGTTCCAATACTACAGCGTCGTTCCACGGCAGGTCAAGGAGCAAACGTTCTCGTTCTACTTCAAGCTGGACATCTTCACTCCAAAACCCTAACACTACTATGAAGAATAAGGAGGAAGAATAAGGAGATTTCAGTATATACCAGAGAAAGGTCATCTTCAATGGACGATGATGTGCCACGGAGATGCACACACTGCGCTTCTGAGAAGACGCCACAGTGGAGAACTGGGCCTTTAGGCCCAAAAACGCTCTGCAATGCTTGTGGAGTTAGGTTCAAATCGGGCCGGCTTGTGCCGGAGTATCGGCCCGCGGCGAGCCCAACTTTTGTGTTAACACAACATTCGAATTCTCACCGGAAAGTTATGGAGCTCCGGAGACAGAAGGAAATGATCCATCAACAGCCGCCGCCGCCGACGGAAGAGGGAATGTACGGACATCACTTTCGAGTCTGCTAACGTCATCCGAAGAGAAGAAGACACGTGTCTCCACCACCTAGCTGACAGTggactccttttttttttttttttgggttttatcATCATGCTAATTTTACAATCTGGAACgttcttttttatttgtttagtttTATTCCTGGGGATTTTCTTAAGAAAATAGTTCAGAATAAT of the Nicotiana tabacum cultivar K326 chromosome 7, ASM71507v2, whole genome shotgun sequence genome contains:
- the LOC107772032 gene encoding LOW QUALITY PROTEIN: GATA transcription factor 4 (The sequence of the model RefSeq protein was modified relative to this genomic sequence to represent the inferred CDS: deleted 1 base in 1 codon) is translated as MDVYGVSAPDLFRIDDLLDFSNDEIFSINSNSSSTTATPDSQHHHHHLHQPHSDNSSAATANYYDALLPNCSDDFTDNLCVPSDDVAELEWLSNFVEDSFSSFPTNSVTGTMNLSSNTTASFHGRSRSKRSRSTSSWTSSLQNPNTTMRIRRKNKEISVYTRERSSSMDDDVPRRCTHCASEKTPQWRTGPLGPKTLCNACGVRFKSGRLVPEYRPAASPTFVLTQHSNSHRKVMELRRQKEMIHQQPPPPTEEGMYGHHFRVC